In Methanosarcina barkeri MS, a single window of DNA contains:
- a CDS encoding cobalt-precorrin-5B (C(1))-methyltransferase, whose translation MIDPVNNFKIPEDWIARTGLPREELETKVASGMLVVLSDGSILKRGYTTGTTASAAAKAAVLSLKKTVDNVSVPTPVGLRAQMEVSEASQGRAVVKKIQNDHESDITRGLEFVGEAKETEGIRILGGKGIGIVRRDGLQVPKGQPAINPKPMEQIRAAVQEAIEELGLKGAEVTISIPDGEKIGKKTLNSRIGVEGGISVLGSTGFVEPWNDHLGETRGDLIRCTDRVVLTTGRIGMRYSHMLFPDYTVVMVGSRISEGLDYASGDIIICGLPGLVLKWGNPKMLEGSGYATVVEMLKKEPEHVRLKEAFEMAIEKGKGARIVVIDRDGSVLMDSKNKS comes from the coding sequence ATGATAGATCCTGTTAACAATTTCAAGATCCCTGAAGACTGGATTGCCCGCACAGGGCTTCCCAGGGAAGAACTTGAAACAAAAGTAGCATCCGGGATGCTTGTGGTTCTGAGTGATGGGTCTATCCTCAAACGAGGATATACTACAGGAACTACAGCAAGTGCTGCTGCAAAAGCCGCAGTCCTTTCCCTCAAGAAAACGGTTGATAACGTATCCGTCCCGACGCCTGTGGGACTGAGAGCCCAGATGGAGGTCAGTGAAGCCTCGCAGGGGCGCGCAGTTGTGAAAAAGATTCAAAACGACCACGAATCTGATATTACCCGAGGGCTTGAATTTGTGGGAGAAGCAAAGGAAACTGAAGGAATCCGAATCTTAGGAGGAAAAGGTATAGGAATCGTCAGAAGGGACGGGCTACAGGTTCCGAAAGGCCAGCCAGCTATTAACCCAAAACCGATGGAACAAATAAGGGCTGCAGTACAGGAAGCTATAGAAGAACTGGGCCTGAAAGGAGCCGAGGTTACAATCTCAATTCCAGATGGAGAGAAGATCGGAAAAAAAACCCTGAACAGCAGGATAGGGGTTGAAGGCGGAATTTCCGTACTTGGGAGCACAGGTTTTGTTGAGCCATGGAACGACCATCTGGGAGAGACGAGAGGAGACCTGATCCGCTGCACGGACAGAGTGGTACTGACTACAGGCCGGATAGGAATGCGCTATTCCCACATGCTTTTTCCAGATTATACAGTTGTTATGGTCGGAAGCAGGATCTCGGAAGGGCTTGATTATGCTTCTGGCGATATAATTATTTGCGGGCTTCCAGGCCTTGTCCTTAAATGGGGAAATCCCAAGATGCTTGAAGGCAGCGGATATGCAACCGTTGTCGAGATGCTTAAAAAAGAACCTGAACATGTGCGCCTGAAAGAAGCCTTCGAGATGGCAATCGAGAAAGGAAAAGGTGCAAGAATTGTGGTAATCGACAGAGATGGGTCGGTACTGATGGACAGTAAGAATAAGAGTTAA